The Acetivibrio cellulolyticus CD2 genome has a segment encoding these proteins:
- a CDS encoding helix-hairpin-helix domain-containing protein, whose translation MSENIFNKEIKLKMGIFIALVAALIISIGIVGFLISRDGSEIIVSKSENVEIKNSTVRNSPLVTDAAEQTKDEIIEEIKVYVVGEVNKPGVVTLRKGQIIEDAIKAAGGPTNKADIENINLAFELQENVMLKILPKVDTTAVNGGVKKQQTNSSVSFPTPASSKNPGFTGIEIKSDSGGVLLNEKDDKDTSKGKININLATEAELDTLPGVGPSTASKIVSFREKSGNFKKIEDIMNVPGIGESKFENMKDFITIN comes from the coding sequence ATGTCAGAAAACATATTTAACAAAGAAATAAAATTGAAAATGGGTATATTTATTGCTTTAGTTGCTGCTCTTATCATTAGTATAGGGATAGTAGGTTTTTTAATTAGCAGGGATGGTAGTGAGATAATAGTAAGTAAATCTGAAAATGTTGAAATTAAAAATTCTACTGTAAGGAACTCACCGCTAGTTACAGATGCTGCAGAACAGACTAAGGATGAAATAATAGAAGAAATAAAGGTATATGTGGTAGGTGAGGTCAATAAACCCGGTGTTGTCACTTTAAGGAAAGGTCAGATAATTGAGGATGCTATTAAAGCTGCCGGGGGGCCTACTAATAAGGCCGATATTGAAAATATTAACCTTGCCTTTGAACTTCAAGAGAATGTTATGCTTAAAATACTTCCAAAGGTTGATACGACTGCGGTTAATGGCGGTGTAAAAAAACAGCAGACAAATTCTTCGGTGAGCTTTCCGACTCCAGCTTCGAGCAAAAATCCGGGTTTTACAGGAATAGAAATAAAAAGCGACAGCGGAGGTGTACTACTGAATGAAAAGGATGATAAGGATACTTCAAAGGGTAAGATAAATATTAACCTTGCTACAGAGGCGGAACTGGATACATTACCTGGAGTCGGACCATCAACTGCAAGTAAAATAGTTTCGTTCAGAGAGAAGTCCGGTAACTTCAAAAAGATAGAAGATATTATGAATGTTCCTGGAATAGGAGAGAGCAAATTTGAAAATATGAAGGATTTTATTACTATTAATTGA
- a CDS encoding BlaI/MecI/CopY family transcriptional regulator, protein MNKVPNISDSEWYIMKVIWNRSPITANQVIEELEGTIGWKPKTIKTLISRLVRKEVLGFTKEGREYYYYSLVTEQQCIFNENRTFLERVYGGVFKEMLAAFLEHQKLTNKEIDEIKEILDNKVR, encoded by the coding sequence ATGAATAAGGTTCCAAACATTTCTGATTCTGAATGGTATATAATGAAGGTGATTTGGAATAGGTCGCCAATTACTGCAAATCAAGTTATTGAGGAACTTGAAGGTACTATAGGCTGGAAGCCCAAAACAATTAAAACCCTTATTTCAAGGCTTGTCAGAAAGGAAGTATTAGGATTTACTAAGGAGGGTAGAGAGTATTATTACTACAGCCTTGTTACCGAGCAGCAATGTATATTCAATGAGAACAGAACTTTCTTAGAAAGAGTATATGGAGGCGTTTTTAAGGAAATGCTTGCGGCTTTCTTAGAACATCAAAAGCTGACAAATAAAGAGATAGATGAAATCAAAGAAATTCTGGATAACAAGGTCAGATAA
- a CDS encoding AMP-dependent synthetase/ligase — MQTTKKIEVRPIKNLKDMIEQSSRLYGTKNAFYVKSNDQSYEGITFNEFKNDLDSLGTALLNLGLKDKFIALISENRYEWCLTYLSTANGVGIIVPLDKELPHSELENLLNRSNACAVVYSNKYHNLLKEISFNLPGLKYFINMDAEDHTDDSFLSLKALIAEGKNQLEKGNSGYINSKIDEKAMSFLIFTSGTTDLAKGVMLSHKNICSDLMSVTSSIYFDSTDSVLSILPLHHTYACTVDFLTITYYGACISFNEGLKHISRNLKETSPTILILVPLIIENMYQKVWAQASKDKKLKFKLKLGLSISNFLYNNFKIDIRKKLFKQIIDNLGGRVRLIIAGAAGIDPVVSKGFRSFGITILQGYGLTEASPIISVNRENLYRDDSIGLPLPGIEVKIVNPDKDGIGEIIVKGGNIMLGYYQNEAATQKVLKDGWLYTGDLGRIDSHGFIYLTGRKKNVIVTKNGKNVFPEEVESYINKSPYIKESLVTGKNIDANGETIVTAQIVIDLDIIKEKLGTDTPSEEEIYKLIKSEINHANHNMPLYKRVQDFTIRENEFAKTTTKKIKRYLEKQPFFTE; from the coding sequence ATGCAAACAACAAAAAAAATTGAAGTAAGACCCATAAAAAACCTTAAGGATATGATTGAACAGAGTAGTCGCCTTTATGGTACTAAAAATGCTTTTTATGTTAAATCAAATGATCAAAGCTATGAGGGAATAACTTTCAATGAGTTTAAGAATGACTTGGACTCTCTAGGCACTGCACTCCTAAATCTTGGTCTTAAGGATAAATTTATCGCTCTGATTAGTGAAAATCGGTATGAATGGTGCTTAACTTATCTTTCTACTGCAAATGGTGTTGGAATAATAGTACCCCTTGATAAGGAACTTCCTCATAGTGAGCTTGAAAACCTCTTAAATAGGTCAAATGCCTGTGCTGTTGTTTATTCTAACAAATATCATAACCTGTTAAAAGAAATATCCTTTAATCTACCCGGGCTAAAGTATTTTATTAATATGGACGCTGAAGATCATACTGATGACAGCTTTCTTTCCCTAAAAGCACTTATTGCAGAAGGAAAAAACCAATTAGAAAAAGGAAATTCTGGATACATAAACTCTAAAATTGATGAAAAAGCTATGAGTTTCCTCATTTTTACTTCAGGTACAACAGACCTTGCCAAAGGCGTTATGCTTTCTCACAAAAATATATGTTCAGACCTTATGTCTGTTACTTCATCAATATACTTTGACAGTACCGATTCGGTTTTATCTATATTGCCGCTTCACCATACTTACGCTTGTACTGTGGATTTTCTGACTATAACCTACTACGGTGCGTGTATATCATTTAATGAAGGATTGAAACATATTAGCAGGAATTTAAAAGAAACCTCTCCAACAATACTTATTTTGGTGCCTCTTATAATAGAGAACATGTATCAAAAAGTGTGGGCTCAAGCCTCAAAAGATAAGAAGCTAAAATTCAAACTCAAACTTGGACTTTCAATAAGTAACTTTCTTTATAACAATTTTAAAATTGATATCCGCAAAAAGCTATTTAAGCAAATAATTGATAATCTAGGCGGAAGAGTACGGCTTATTATTGCTGGTGCAGCCGGAATAGATCCTGTAGTATCAAAAGGTTTTAGAAGCTTTGGCATCACTATATTGCAGGGATATGGCCTTACAGAAGCATCCCCTATTATTTCAGTTAACAGAGAAAATCTCTATAGAGATGATTCAATAGGTCTCCCACTTCCAGGCATAGAGGTAAAAATAGTTAATCCTGATAAAGATGGAATTGGTGAGATAATAGTAAAGGGTGGCAATATTATGCTAGGCTACTACCAAAATGAAGCCGCTACTCAAAAAGTATTGAAAGATGGCTGGCTCTATACTGGAGACCTGGGTCGTATAGATAGTCACGGATTTATCTATTTAACCGGAAGAAAGAAAAATGTTATCGTTACAAAGAACGGAAAAAACGTCTTTCCAGAGGAAGTTGAATCTTATATTAATAAGAGTCCATATATCAAGGAATCCCTTGTAACCGGCAAAAATATAGATGCAAATGGAGAAACTATAGTTACAGCACAAATTGTAATTGACTTAGATATCATAAAGGAAAAGCTTGGCACAGATACTCCCTCAGAGGAAGAAATATACAAACTTATCAAATCGGAAATTAATCATGCAAACCATAACATGCCGCTTTACAAGAGGGTTCAAGATTTTACTATACGCGAAAACGAATTTGCCAAGACTACAACAAAGAAAATAAAACGTTATCTGGAAAAGCAACCCTTCTTTACAGAATAA
- a CDS encoding carbohydrate binding domain-containing protein, with amino-acid sequence MFKKLVAAIFVLCFVFLQFGAAYAEGVNEVLNPGFEESSSEATFWENRIYNTSPGAGEISVQTAQAHSGNNCVRITNSVGNDSRVVQVVPVKPSTLYKISGWVKTENVGNEGKGAILSVYMMMISTKELKGTNDWTYVEFYGRTGPDQQALEFTAGVGGHSGESTGTAYFDDLSVEETLNVPEGAAIENLYTPQQGNQGTGNTEQSDNKGWITALIVALAVAIGAIIFFCVQNVRKS; translated from the coding sequence ATGTTTAAAAAGCTAGTAGCAGCCATATTTGTTCTATGCTTTGTGTTTTTGCAATTTGGGGCCGCTTATGCAGAAGGAGTCAACGAGGTTTTGAATCCGGGATTTGAAGAAAGTAGTTCTGAAGCTACTTTTTGGGAAAACAGGATTTATAACACATCACCAGGTGCCGGAGAAATAAGTGTGCAAACTGCACAAGCGCATTCAGGAAACAATTGCGTCAGAATTACAAACAGTGTAGGAAACGATTCAAGGGTTGTTCAGGTTGTGCCGGTAAAGCCAAGTACACTGTATAAAATTTCAGGCTGGGTAAAGACTGAAAATGTGGGCAATGAAGGAAAGGGTGCAATCCTTTCAGTGTACATGATGATGATTTCTACAAAAGAACTTAAAGGTACAAATGATTGGACCTATGTGGAATTCTATGGACGAACAGGACCGGACCAACAGGCTCTGGAATTTACTGCAGGAGTAGGCGGTCATAGTGGTGAGAGTACAGGAACTGCATATTTTGACGACTTATCAGTTGAGGAAACATTGAACGTTCCTGAGGGTGCAGCTATAGAGAACCTTTATACACCACAGCAAGGCAATCAGGGGACGGGCAACACAGAACAATCAGACAACAAGGGTTGGATAACTGCTTTGATAGTTGCATTGGCAGTTGCTATAGGTGCAATTATATTTTTTTGTGTTCAGAATGTCAGGAAAAGCTGA
- a CDS encoding D-alanyl-D-alanine carboxypeptidase family protein, translating to MKKLFIGIIMFTILNMNINTAKAEPLNIDAKAYILIDSKTGQVISEYNADQKLYPASTTKIMTAIIGIENADPEQLMTVSQYAINNIGPGGMNIGLLPGEQLKFKDVLNALLVRSANETAYVIAENVGPTPEAFFAKMNQRAKELACTNTNFVNPCGMDTDEASQNHLTTARDLSLMAKHAMTLPLFKEIVKKTSCTIPPTNMHNEAYTLPSTNKLFYGKYSSKYYNEVTGIKTGYTVRASFNLVSSAKNEEGMELISVILGCPNSEGIYQSSKDLLEYGFKNYSMQNLIAANSFVTSVRVADASYNPNLNIVAAEDLKCILPNEPTNQADISEDIKINKNITAPIKEGAVLGSIEYKQAGISIGKVNLVASRNVERILATPTPPRIITSFGNSIYKKVLLTIFAVIIGFLALRTILRKISRNRRLNRF from the coding sequence ATGAAAAAACTCTTTATTGGCATAATTATGTTTACAATTTTGAATATGAATATCAACACGGCAAAAGCAGAACCTTTAAATATTGATGCTAAAGCCTATATTTTAATAGATTCGAAAACAGGTCAGGTTATTAGTGAATACAATGCCGATCAAAAACTCTATCCCGCAAGCACAACCAAAATTATGACAGCAATAATCGGTATTGAAAATGCCGATCCCGAACAACTTATGACTGTGAGCCAGTATGCTATAAATAATATAGGGCCAGGTGGAATGAATATTGGCTTATTACCTGGAGAACAACTCAAGTTTAAAGATGTACTGAATGCGCTTCTAGTTAGATCTGCCAACGAAACTGCATATGTTATTGCAGAAAATGTCGGACCAACCCCTGAAGCTTTTTTTGCAAAGATGAACCAGAGGGCAAAAGAGCTTGCCTGTACAAATACCAATTTTGTAAATCCCTGCGGAATGGATACCGATGAAGCCAGTCAAAACCATCTTACTACAGCCAGGGATCTTTCATTGATGGCAAAGCATGCCATGACCCTGCCATTATTCAAAGAAATAGTAAAGAAAACCAGCTGCACCATACCTCCAACAAATATGCACAATGAGGCCTACACCTTACCTTCAACAAACAAGCTTTTTTATGGAAAATATAGTTCCAAATATTATAATGAAGTAACAGGTATCAAAACTGGTTATACAGTTAGAGCTTCTTTCAATCTTGTATCCTCAGCTAAAAATGAAGAGGGTATGGAGCTAATTTCGGTAATATTGGGATGTCCAAATTCCGAAGGTATCTATCAAAGTTCAAAGGATTTACTGGAATATGGTTTTAAGAACTATTCCATGCAAAATCTCATTGCAGCCAATTCTTTCGTTACTAGTGTCCGCGTAGCTGATGCCAGTTATAATCCGAATCTCAATATTGTTGCTGCCGAGGACTTGAAGTGTATACTTCCAAATGAACCAACCAATCAAGCCGATATTTCTGAGGATATAAAAATAAACAAAAACATTACAGCACCTATCAAAGAAGGTGCTGTATTAGGCTCTATTGAATATAAGCAAGCTGGTATCTCTATTGGGAAAGTAAATTTAGTCGCATCAAGAAATGTAGAAAGGATCCTTGCTACTCCTACTCCTCCACGTATTATTACATCTTTCGGTAATTCGATTTATAAAAAAGTATTGTTGACTATATTTGCAGTTATAATTGGCTTTTTAGCTTTAAGAACGATTCTAAGAAAAATCTCCAGAAACAGACGTCTCAATAGGTTTTAA
- a CDS encoding phospholipid carrier-dependent glycosyltransferase — protein sequence MTRILKQPNNQQNGTDKSNFEGISNTKPFKIDKKDMIIMSVMTLVYAVIAIYNLGSTNVPETYWKPSALGTTFSVNFDREYDISKIAFYNGVADLNLRIEYLRPDGNYEPVATIKQDVYKAFMWDSVVTQFKAKTLRFKVQKIGGTLNEIVFFEQGSKEPIKNFTVETEKVSQNDKGTVQNLFDELDVGDYENNYMNSTYFDEIYFPRTAFENINRMEPYETTHPPLGKDIMALGLLIFGVNPFGWRIMGTLFGVAMIPLMYLFGKKIFRKRIYGFISAFLIMFECMHFAQTRIGTIDSYAGFFVILAYYFMYDSFMNKSYEVGFKKSLLPLMLAGICWGLGSASKWTAVYAGGGLAVLYFTSKFLEYKSYEKSLRKKALSGGARQSKIREWFSNNFVRTSLACVIFFVVIPVILYTASYLPIITLPGEGHNLGEVWRYQVNMFDYHSKLTDTHAWASPAYSWPLIQKPLLEYRNMSLPGDRTSLMYVMGNPAVFWFGIVCVFAAILIGIMKKDKRVFPILVAFAFQYLPWFRVSRCIFIYHFFTSVPFMILCTVYVLNFLREDFPKIVGRDFGSKAAGETTYKVSTAFIYSYLVITLALFIFLYPAISGMEVPTTYLNWVKWIHIA from the coding sequence ATGACAAGAATACTGAAGCAGCCAAATAATCAACAAAATGGTACTGACAAGAGTAATTTTGAAGGTATTTCAAATACAAAGCCGTTTAAGATAGACAAAAAAGATATGATTATTATGTCAGTTATGACGCTTGTATATGCAGTAATTGCAATTTATAACCTAGGCTCTACAAATGTACCGGAGACTTACTGGAAACCGTCTGCATTGGGTACTACTTTTAGTGTAAATTTTGACCGTGAATATGACATTTCAAAAATAGCCTTCTATAATGGAGTTGCAGACCTAAATTTAAGGATCGAATATCTTAGGCCGGATGGTAATTACGAACCTGTTGCTACAATAAAGCAGGATGTGTATAAAGCATTTATGTGGGATTCCGTAGTTACACAGTTTAAGGCTAAGACACTTAGATTTAAGGTGCAGAAAATCGGAGGCACTTTAAATGAAATAGTCTTCTTTGAGCAGGGCAGCAAAGAACCTATAAAGAATTTCACTGTGGAAACTGAAAAAGTGAGCCAGAACGATAAGGGTACAGTGCAAAACCTTTTTGATGAACTGGATGTTGGGGATTATGAAAACAACTACATGAATTCAACCTATTTTGATGAAATATATTTTCCAAGGACAGCATTCGAGAACATAAACCGTATGGAACCATACGAGACTACACATCCGCCTCTTGGAAAGGATATTATGGCTTTGGGCTTGCTTATTTTTGGTGTAAACCCATTTGGATGGCGTATAATGGGAACTTTGTTTGGAGTTGCTATGATTCCGCTTATGTATCTTTTTGGCAAGAAGATATTCCGCAAGAGGATATACGGATTTATCAGTGCATTCCTAATTATGTTTGAGTGTATGCATTTTGCTCAGACAAGAATTGGTACAATTGATTCATATGCAGGGTTCTTTGTAATTCTGGCGTATTATTTTATGTATGATAGCTTTATGAACAAGTCATATGAAGTGGGATTCAAAAAGAGTTTATTGCCGCTGATGCTTGCCGGAATATGCTGGGGGCTTGGCTCTGCAAGTAAATGGACTGCGGTATATGCAGGTGGCGGTCTTGCAGTTCTTTACTTCACTTCGAAGTTCCTCGAATATAAGAGTTATGAAAAGTCGTTGAGGAAAAAAGCATTATCAGGGGGTGCAAGGCAATCTAAAATACGTGAGTGGTTTTCTAATAACTTTGTGCGCACATCCTTGGCCTGTGTAATATTTTTTGTAGTGATACCGGTAATACTATACACTGCTTCATACCTGCCCATCATAACGCTTCCGGGCGAGGGACATAACCTTGGAGAAGTTTGGAGATACCAGGTTAATATGTTTGATTACCATTCGAAATTAACAGATACGCATGCATGGGCATCGCCGGCTTACTCATGGCCTTTGATCCAGAAGCCTTTGCTTGAATACAGGAATATGAGTCTTCCTGGAGATAGAACGTCATTGATGTATGTTATGGGAAATCCGGCAGTCTTTTGGTTTGGAATTGTTTGTGTATTTGCTGCAATATTAATAGGTATAATGAAGAAGGATAAGAGAGTGTTCCCTATTTTAGTGGCGTTTGCATTTCAATACCTCCCATGGTTCAGGGTAAGCCGCTGCATATTTATATATCACTTCTTCACATCAGTGCCATTTATGATACTGTGCACTGTGTATGTATTAAATTTCCTGAGGGAAGATTTTCCAAAAATTGTGGGAAGGGATTTTGGCAGCAAGGCAGCAGGGGAAACTACCTATAAAGTTTCAACAGCATTTATATACAGTTATCTTGTAATAACACTTGCGTTGTTTATATTCCTTTACCCTGCGATTTCGGGAATGGAAGTTCCGACAACTTATCTAAACTGGGTTAAATGGATCCACATAGCGTAA
- a CDS encoding GerMN domain-containing protein translates to MRRLLIVLAAVSVMISLFGCSNLFDSKNNNSNNSKVEETLKVSPTVRILVEGEDLIGPSGQPYGELSRVDLDDSILSQSAKKETITLYFGDSEAEFVVPEKREVELEAGKSIEEVVMKELIKGPEKAGIDSVIPEGTRLISVETKDGICNLNLSKEFIDNNYTGSAGETMTVYSVVNSLTELPGVNKVQFLIEGEKREVYLHMAFDAPIGRDENIIKK, encoded by the coding sequence ATGAGAAGGTTATTGATCGTTTTAGCTGCAGTGTCTGTTATGATTTCATTGTTTGGATGCAGTAATTTATTTGATAGTAAAAATAATAATAGCAATAACAGTAAAGTGGAAGAAACACTTAAAGTAAGCCCAACTGTAAGGATACTTGTTGAAGGTGAGGACTTAATTGGACCAAGCGGGCAACCCTATGGTGAATTAAGCAGGGTTGATCTTGATGATAGTATCTTATCTCAAAGTGCAAAAAAGGAGACAATTACATTGTATTTTGGTGATTCAGAAGCCGAATTTGTTGTTCCTGAAAAAAGAGAGGTTGAATTGGAAGCAGGAAAAAGTATTGAGGAAGTAGTTATGAAAGAGTTGATAAAGGGGCCTGAAAAAGCAGGTATAGATTCTGTTATACCTGAAGGTACAAGACTTATATCTGTAGAGACAAAGGATGGTATATGTAATTTAAACCTTTCAAAAGAGTTTATTGATAACAACTATACAGGTTCTGCAGGAGAAACTATGACAGTGTATTCTGTAGTCAACTCGCTAACGGAGCTACCAGGAGTAAATAAGGTGCAGTTCCTAATTGAAGGTGAAAAAAGAGAAGTTTATTTGCATATGGCATTTGACGCACCTATAGGGAGAGACGAAAATATAATTAAAAAATAA